The following are encoded together in the Capsulimonas corticalis genome:
- a CDS encoding glycoside hydrolase family 2 protein, with protein sequence MSIPRAEYPRPQFVRSEWLSLNGEWEFEIDNGDSGLDRGLRERALEQRITVPFCPESPLSGVDHKDFMLAVWYRRVVTLPSEWSGKRVLLHFQAVDYDTTVWANGVEVGRHRGGFSPFSCDLNGVAAPGETVTIVVRARDDYRTAQPRGKQATKYAPYACLYTRTTGIWQSVWLEPVADVSLKRPRITPDVANSTLRIQQQITNNRPGYRVRASVSDGDGVIAQAECRADLDLAVNLDLRIPEDRLRLWGPEDPFLYDLTLEILDASGAVVDRAESYAGMRSVAIDGLKVKLNGKVVFQRLILDQGYYPDGVMTAPTEDALIADIQMSLDAGFNGARLHQKVFEERFLYHADRMGYLVWGEFADWGCGGFGPSHDHQQMGITYATQWLEVLERDYSHPSIIGWCPLNETWQNISDTITTLDDATRAMFLATKAMDTSRPVLDTSGYSHRVREADIYDAHDYIMEGFEEGLATRIERYSKVGEGVVYINFNSDKGQQPNSVPYNGQPYFVSEFGGFRWNPKEVSTDFEQRDASWGYGSDPESLENLHHRFEKTCDLYLLNENMFAYCYTQLTDIYPEENGIYTFDRKPKFDIARIHAIQTKKAAIESAE encoded by the coding sequence ATGAGTATCCCACGCGCGGAATATCCGCGTCCGCAGTTTGTCCGGTCGGAATGGCTCAGCCTGAACGGCGAATGGGAGTTTGAGATCGACAACGGCGACAGCGGTCTGGACCGCGGCCTGCGGGAGCGTGCGCTGGAGCAGCGGATCACGGTCCCGTTCTGTCCGGAATCGCCGCTTTCCGGCGTCGATCACAAGGATTTCATGCTGGCCGTATGGTATCGCCGCGTCGTGACGCTTCCGAGCGAATGGAGCGGCAAGCGCGTTCTGCTCCACTTCCAGGCCGTGGATTACGACACCACCGTTTGGGCGAACGGCGTCGAAGTTGGCCGGCATCGCGGCGGCTTCTCGCCGTTTAGCTGCGACCTCAACGGCGTAGCCGCGCCGGGCGAGACCGTCACCATCGTCGTCCGCGCCCGCGACGACTACCGCACGGCGCAGCCGCGCGGCAAGCAGGCCACGAAGTACGCTCCTTACGCCTGTCTGTACACGCGCACCACCGGCATCTGGCAGTCCGTCTGGCTGGAGCCCGTCGCCGATGTTTCCCTGAAGCGCCCGCGCATCACGCCCGATGTGGCGAACAGCACGCTTCGGATCCAGCAGCAGATCACGAATAACCGGCCCGGCTACCGTGTCCGCGCCAGCGTCAGCGACGGCGACGGCGTTATCGCTCAGGCCGAGTGCCGCGCCGATCTGGACCTCGCCGTCAACCTGGACCTGCGCATCCCGGAAGACCGCCTTCGTCTCTGGGGACCGGAAGATCCCTTCCTTTACGATCTGACTCTGGAGATCCTGGACGCCTCGGGCGCCGTGGTCGATCGCGCGGAGAGCTACGCCGGCATGCGCAGCGTCGCGATCGATGGTCTGAAGGTTAAGCTTAACGGCAAGGTCGTCTTCCAGCGGCTTATTCTGGACCAGGGCTACTATCCCGACGGCGTGATGACCGCGCCGACGGAGGACGCGCTGATCGCCGATATCCAGATGTCGCTCGACGCCGGGTTTAACGGCGCCCGGCTGCATCAAAAAGTCTTCGAGGAGCGGTTCCTCTACCACGCCGACCGGATGGGGTATCTGGTGTGGGGTGAATTCGCCGACTGGGGCTGCGGCGGCTTTGGCCCGAGCCACGACCATCAGCAGATGGGCATTACCTACGCGACTCAGTGGCTGGAGGTTCTGGAGCGCGACTACTCGCACCCGAGCATCATCGGCTGGTGCCCGCTCAACGAGACTTGGCAGAATATCAGCGACACGATCACGACCCTCGACGACGCCACTCGCGCCATGTTCCTGGCGACCAAGGCGATGGACACAAGCCGCCCCGTTCTGGATACCTCGGGCTACTCGCACCGCGTGCGGGAGGCCGATATCTACGACGCCCACGACTACATCATGGAAGGCTTCGAAGAGGGACTCGCGACCCGCATCGAGCGATACTCGAAAGTGGGCGAAGGCGTCGTCTACATCAACTTCAACAGCGACAAAGGGCAGCAGCCCAACTCCGTTCCATACAACGGCCAGCCGTACTTTGTCAGCGAGTTCGGCGGCTTCCGCTGGAATCCGAAGGAAGTCTCCACGGACTTCGAACAGCGCGACGCCAGCTGGGGCTACGGCTCGGACCCCGAGTCCCTGGAAAATCTGCACCATCGCTTTGAAAAGACCTGCGATCTCTATCTCCTCAACGAGAATATGTTCGCCTACTGCTACACGCAGCTGACGGACATCTACCCTGAGGAAAACGGCATCTACACCTTCGACCGCAAGCCCAAGTTCGATATCGCGCGTATCCACGCGATTCAGACCAAAAAGGCCGCGATCGAATCCGCCGAATAA
- a CDS encoding MBL fold metallo-hydrolase, producing the protein MMNRRELLRGAVGLAGALALGGLDAPRSQAAPGPHIPPVIDFDHNEAKLQPISKNLYLLAGLGGNILILVGDAKTTIVDSGVPTRSQDIAKAIASVSPHPVTTLINSHWHFDHTGGNAYMAGKGAHIIGHENVRRRLSRPEAIDLLHAKFPAQPKIAWPVETFTVAKTISAGSEEVRIRHVAPAHTDSDSIIHLPGANVVHAADLFFNGFYPFIDYNSGGWIGGMIAGLDHVLSLSDAHTKIIPGHGPLATRAEVQSARDMLATVRGRIQPMVSARKTLDQVIAAKPTRDLDAKWGGVVLSGDMFTQDVYEGLKRRLRA; encoded by the coding sequence ATGATGAATCGACGTGAACTGCTGCGCGGCGCTGTTGGTCTCGCCGGCGCTTTGGCGCTGGGAGGCCTTGATGCGCCCCGGTCCCAAGCCGCGCCCGGCCCACATATTCCGCCCGTCATCGACTTCGACCATAACGAAGCGAAACTTCAGCCGATTTCCAAAAACCTCTATTTACTCGCGGGCCTGGGCGGAAACATCCTGATCCTCGTCGGCGACGCCAAGACGACGATCGTCGATAGCGGCGTTCCCACACGATCGCAGGATATCGCTAAGGCCATCGCGAGCGTCAGCCCCCATCCCGTCACCACGCTCATCAACTCGCACTGGCACTTCGATCATACCGGCGGCAATGCGTATATGGCCGGCAAGGGCGCGCACATCATCGGGCATGAAAACGTGCGCCGCCGCCTTTCCCGCCCCGAAGCGATCGACCTGCTGCACGCGAAGTTCCCCGCCCAGCCAAAGATCGCCTGGCCCGTCGAAACATTCACCGTCGCCAAAACGATCTCGGCCGGATCGGAAGAAGTGCGGATTCGGCATGTCGCGCCCGCGCACACCGACAGCGACAGCATTATCCATCTGCCCGGCGCCAATGTCGTCCACGCCGCCGATCTCTTCTTCAATGGCTTCTACCCCTTTATCGATTATAACAGCGGCGGCTGGATCGGCGGCATGATCGCGGGACTGGACCACGTGCTCTCGCTCTCCGACGCGCACACGAAAATCATCCCGGGACACGGCCCGCTCGCCACGCGCGCGGAAGTCCAGAGCGCCCGAGACATGCTCGCGACGGTGCGCGGGCGGATCCAGCCGATGGTGAGCGCGCGCAAGACGCTCGATCAGGTCATCGCCGCCAAGCCCACCCGCGATCTTGACGCGAAATGGGGCGGCGTCGTGCTCTCCGGCGATATGTTCACCCAGGATGTGTATGAAGGATTGAAGCGGCGTTTGCGCGCCTGA
- a CDS encoding sigma-70 family RNA polymerase sigma factor: protein MVSSYSYDRARYGDREAREALVARLRPRMSKMAAHYARCTNENADDLLQEAWVGLLDALTNIDVSIGDPDQYLLKHARWRLLDAVKRWRRRRCELLEDEQVAALPSSMDWNDVQTDLSIRAFTGALKPTQQAVLKSLLRGMTWREAGDELGCSSANVAYHVKQIQRQYQEWSTAG, encoded by the coding sequence TTGGTTTCCAGTTATTCCTATGACCGCGCTCGCTACGGCGACCGCGAAGCCCGTGAGGCGCTTGTCGCCCGACTCCGCCCGCGCATGTCCAAGATGGCTGCGCACTACGCCCGCTGCACCAACGAAAACGCCGACGATCTGCTCCAGGAAGCCTGGGTCGGACTGCTCGACGCGCTGACAAACATCGACGTCTCGATCGGGGATCCCGATCAGTATCTGCTCAAGCACGCCCGCTGGCGGCTGCTCGACGCGGTTAAGCGCTGGCGTCGGCGCCGCTGCGAACTGCTGGAAGACGAACAGGTCGCCGCCCTGCCCTCGTCCATGGACTGGAACGATGTCCAGACGGATCTGAGCATCCGCGCCTTTACCGGCGCGCTCAAGCCCACCCAGCAGGCGGTCCTGAAGTCTCTGCTGCGCGGGATGACCTGGCGCGAAGCCGGCGATGAACTGGGATGCTCCAGCGCCAATGTCGCGTACCACGTCAAGCAGATCCAGCGTCAGTATCAGGAATGGAGCACCGCCGGATGA
- a CDS encoding alpha-N-arabinofuranosidase — translation MNNVTIAIQVDSPIGTISPRLYGHFAEHLGRCCYDGLWVGADCDAMPHENGVRADVLEALAAMPVPMLRWPGGCYADHYHWRDGVGPSESRPVRLGLSCGLQVQDDNSLGTDEFLTFCARIGAEPYLAGNMGSGTPQELCDWVEYCNSAVDTTLARERAANGAEKPYGVKLWGVGNENWGCGGNYDAETYAKEYIRYATMLQHVAPDIEMVACGQEDEWNKTLVKILKRIPSLVQHISIHQYWLKGGPETGFSDEQYYALIAEAAATEEFITRTEKIIRAEFGEDHKVGVALDEWGVWHPEARFWGDQGGATPREPITYEQAGTLRDALAAAVALEGFHRQCNILTLANLAQIVNVLHAPVMTEGARMWVTPTYHVLRMHAPHIGAQALPVEVQSPVTTPDGAPAVSATASRAANGSLAITLVNRHLSESATIVLPGLSNAAVPSAQILTANDPRAANGPETPNSIVPAPHAVEGDAESGWRIILPPHSVLSAVFSAE, via the coding sequence GTGAACAACGTTACTATTGCTATCCAAGTCGATTCTCCCATCGGGACGATCTCCCCTCGTCTTTACGGCCACTTCGCCGAGCATCTTGGCCGCTGCTGTTACGACGGCTTGTGGGTCGGCGCGGATTGCGACGCGATGCCGCATGAGAACGGCGTGCGCGCCGATGTGCTCGAAGCGCTCGCGGCGATGCCGGTTCCCATGCTGCGCTGGCCGGGCGGATGCTACGCCGACCATTACCACTGGCGCGACGGCGTTGGCCCGTCCGAATCGCGTCCCGTTCGGCTTGGCCTCTCCTGCGGTCTTCAGGTGCAGGACGACAACAGCCTCGGCACGGATGAGTTTTTGACCTTCTGCGCCCGGATCGGCGCGGAGCCGTATCTGGCCGGCAATATGGGCAGCGGGACGCCGCAGGAGCTATGCGACTGGGTGGAGTACTGCAACAGCGCCGTCGACACGACGCTTGCGCGCGAGCGGGCGGCGAACGGGGCCGAAAAGCCGTACGGCGTAAAGCTCTGGGGCGTCGGCAATGAGAACTGGGGCTGCGGCGGGAATTACGACGCCGAGACTTACGCGAAGGAATATATCCGGTATGCGACGATGCTCCAGCATGTCGCCCCCGACATCGAGATGGTGGCGTGCGGGCAGGAGGACGAGTGGAATAAGACGCTGGTCAAAATCCTGAAACGGATTCCCTCGCTCGTCCAGCACATCTCCATCCATCAGTACTGGCTCAAGGGCGGTCCGGAAACGGGCTTCAGCGACGAGCAATACTACGCGCTAATCGCCGAAGCCGCCGCCACGGAGGAGTTCATCACGCGCACCGAAAAGATTATCCGGGCCGAGTTCGGCGAGGATCATAAGGTCGGCGTCGCGCTCGACGAATGGGGCGTCTGGCACCCCGAAGCGCGCTTCTGGGGCGACCAGGGCGGCGCCACGCCGCGCGAGCCGATCACCTACGAGCAGGCCGGCACATTGCGCGACGCCCTCGCGGCCGCCGTGGCGTTGGAAGGCTTCCATCGCCAGTGCAATATCCTGACGCTCGCGAACCTTGCGCAGATCGTCAATGTCCTGCACGCGCCCGTGATGACGGAAGGCGCGCGGATGTGGGTGACGCCGACTTACCACGTTCTGCGCATGCACGCGCCGCATATCGGCGCCCAGGCGCTCCCGGTGGAAGTCCAATCTCCCGTCACCACGCCGGACGGCGCCCCGGCCGTCAGCGCGACGGCGTCCCGCGCGGCGAACGGCTCACTCGCCATTACCCTGGTCAACCGGCATCTGTCCGAGTCCGCGACCATTGTACTGCCGGGCCTGTCGAACGCCGCCGTCCCATCCGCGCAGATCCTGACCGCCAACGATCCGCGCGCCGCGAACGGCCCCGAGACGCCAAACAGCATCGTCCCCGCGCCGCACGCCGTCGAAGGCGACGCCGAGTCGGGATGGCGGATCATACTGCCGCCGCACTCGGTCCTGAGCGCCGTTTTCTCTGCGGAATAA
- a CDS encoding TlpA family protein disulfide reductase, giving the protein MRHTTLAGLILAFGALAIGGPGRAQDAVLPAGTKAPAFTTRTISGAPLSMQSLRGKVVLMDFWATWCGPCRMATPTLQSLHKKFAAKGLKVIGVSIDDPNTLDQVKPFMKTAGVTYTISATPASNMKAAQKYNVSGIPAMFLIDKKGYVRWSQAGYGEGEEAGLSVMIKKLLAEKA; this is encoded by the coding sequence ATGCGACATACCACACTCGCGGGGCTGATCCTCGCCTTCGGCGCGCTGGCGATCGGCGGCCCGGGCCGCGCCCAGGACGCCGTCCTGCCGGCCGGGACCAAGGCCCCGGCCTTCACCACGCGCACCATCAGCGGCGCCCCGCTGAGCATGCAGTCGCTGCGCGGCAAAGTCGTTCTGATGGACTTCTGGGCCACCTGGTGCGGCCCCTGCCGAATGGCGACGCCGACGCTCCAGTCGCTGCACAAGAAGTTCGCGGCCAAAGGTCTGAAAGTCATCGGCGTCAGCATCGACGATCCGAACACCCTCGACCAGGTCAAGCCGTTTATGAAGACCGCCGGCGTCACCTACACCATCTCCGCCACTCCCGCCAGCAACATGAAGGCGGCGCAGAAGTACAACGTCAGCGGCATCCCCGCCATGTTCCTGATCGACAAGAAGGGCTATGTCCGCTGGAGCCAGGCCGGTTACGGCGAAGGCGAAGAAGCCGGCCTGAGCGTCATGATCAAGAAACTGCTCGCCGAAAAGGCGTAA
- a CDS encoding substrate-binding domain-containing protein yields MRERSIYIGIVVMLLAAFAIGGWRSRHASTLSGVGEDVVNLTLLTTEDKASWVRAEVYGFNYENSKKYHVTFAYADARSAMQSILNGGSKPVLWSPDNPMWVAQASNAWRERRGTPLVDLQDPSSYRVFLRTPVVFLTTRDKAPYLREKLGGGDPWRSVYDLSMGRREAPWGSVHFAHADPLVSNAGMLTLGMMLNEYARESHGSGDMVQTASRPEFGAYLSDLERGLKYDPSCAAGSYALVEDYLKNANGRDFITAYESVALGAAAKTPNLAVVYPNPTLEAQQSMCVLSAPWVTPAQRAGAQAFMAYVRRDQALRDGLKYNMRPDTASEDLSLAPKLRAHAAQGFQVNYSAEDVPPYGALNIAAAQWGSHARTASR; encoded by the coding sequence ATGCGTGAACGCTCCATCTATATCGGCATCGTCGTGATGCTTTTGGCCGCCTTCGCCATCGGCGGATGGCGCTCCCGCCACGCCAGCACCTTAAGCGGAGTCGGCGAGGACGTTGTCAATTTGACGCTGCTGACCACGGAAGACAAAGCAAGCTGGGTGCGCGCCGAGGTCTACGGATTCAATTACGAGAACAGTAAAAAATATCATGTGACGTTCGCCTACGCCGATGCGCGTTCGGCAATGCAGTCGATCCTGAACGGCGGGAGCAAGCCCGTTCTGTGGAGCCCGGACAATCCCATGTGGGTCGCCCAGGCCTCAAACGCCTGGCGCGAGCGGCGCGGGACGCCGCTGGTGGATCTTCAGGATCCTTCCAGTTATCGAGTCTTTCTGCGCACCCCGGTCGTCTTCCTGACGACCCGGGACAAAGCGCCTTATCTGCGCGAGAAGCTTGGCGGCGGCGATCCCTGGCGCAGCGTCTACGATCTGAGCATGGGACGGCGCGAGGCGCCGTGGGGCAGCGTCCATTTCGCCCACGCCGATCCCCTGGTCTCGAACGCTGGCATGCTGACGCTGGGGATGATGCTCAATGAATACGCCCGCGAGAGCCACGGCTCCGGCGACATGGTCCAAACCGCGAGCCGTCCGGAGTTCGGCGCGTACCTTTCGGATCTGGAGCGCGGCTTGAAGTACGATCCAAGCTGCGCCGCCGGTTCCTATGCGCTGGTGGAGGACTATTTAAAAAACGCCAACGGGCGCGATTTTATCACGGCGTATGAGAGCGTCGCGCTCGGGGCCGCCGCGAAAACCCCCAATCTCGCCGTCGTCTATCCCAACCCAACCCTGGAAGCCCAGCAATCGATGTGCGTGCTGAGCGCCCCCTGGGTGACGCCCGCGCAGCGCGCCGGCGCGCAGGCGTTCATGGCCTATGTCCGGCGCGACCAGGCGCTGCGCGACGGCCTCAAGTACAACATGCGTCCCGATACGGCGAGTGAAGACCTCTCGCTCGCCCCCAAGCTCCGCGCGCACGCCGCGCAGGGCTTCCAGGTCAACTACAGCGCGGAGGATGTTCCTCCCTACGGCGCGCTCAACATCGCCGCCGCGCAGTGGGGGAGCCACGCGCGCACGGCCTCCCGCTGA
- a CDS encoding UPF0175 family protein, translated as MSITIELPQNIEQHLQTEWGELPRRVLEAVAVEGYRQEVLTRGQVGELLSFNFWETEAFLKSHEAVLHYSQLDLDQDRANSEKLEHQ; from the coding sequence ATGTCTATAACCATCGAGCTTCCTCAAAATATCGAACAGCATTTGCAAACCGAATGGGGGGAACTCCCACGCCGTGTGTTAGAGGCTGTCGCCGTGGAAGGGTACCGTCAAGAGGTCTTGACGCGTGGGCAAGTGGGGGAACTGCTCAGTTTCAATTTTTGGGAAACCGAAGCGTTCTTGAAGTCGCATGAAGCTGTACTGCATTATTCTCAGTTAGACCTAGATCAAGACCGCGCTAACAGTGAAAAATTAGAGCATCAATGA
- a CDS encoding MOSC domain-containing protein, which yields MPYLARILLYPIKSLDPMEVTEATILPTGALRHDREFGIFDAEEKFVNGKRSPRVHGLTAAFHPTTGELRIAIRSTGESRCFQWPDDCAAMDAWLSDYFDQPVSLRRDAGGGFPDDKNALGPTVISTATLEEVASWFPGLSVESARVRFRANLEIGGVPPFWEDQLFGDPETIVPFQIGDVLFHGINPCQRCVVPPRDPQTGEAIPEFSQTFRERREATLPAWANRARFNHFYRLAINTRAPESETGKTIRIDDSIRL from the coding sequence ATGCCTTATCTCGCCCGTATTCTTCTCTATCCCATCAAATCTCTGGACCCGATGGAAGTCACGGAGGCGACGATCCTGCCGACCGGCGCGCTCCGACACGACCGCGAGTTCGGCATTTTCGACGCCGAGGAGAAGTTTGTCAACGGCAAGCGCTCGCCGCGTGTGCATGGCCTGACGGCGGCCTTTCATCCCACGACGGGCGAGCTGCGAATCGCGATCCGTTCGACCGGCGAATCCCGATGTTTCCAGTGGCCCGACGACTGCGCGGCGATGGACGCCTGGCTGAGCGATTACTTCGATCAGCCCGTTTCCCTTCGGCGCGACGCCGGAGGCGGCTTCCCCGACGACAAAAACGCGCTCGGCCCCACCGTCATCAGCACCGCGACCCTGGAAGAGGTCGCCTCCTGGTTCCCCGGCCTCAGCGTGGAAAGCGCGCGCGTTCGTTTCCGCGCCAACCTGGAAATCGGCGGCGTCCCGCCCTTTTGGGAGGACCAGCTCTTTGGCGATCCCGAAACGATCGTTCCCTTCCAGATCGGCGACGTCCTCTTCCACGGGATCAACCCCTGCCAGCGCTGCGTCGTCCCGCCCCGCGACCCGCAAACCGGCGAAGCGATCCCCGAATTCTCCCAAACCTTCCGCGAACGCCGCGAAGCCACCCTCCCCGCCTGGGCCAACCGCGCACGCTTCAACCACTTCTACCGCCTCGCCATCAACACCCGCGCCCCCGAATCCGAGACCGGAAAAACCATCCGCATCGACGACAGCATTCGGCTCTAA
- a CDS encoding APC family permease encodes MATNVMPAQDGPRLRANCLNFWEVWAQAIALISPTMTAALIVPVMFGSAGEESWLAYLFGTVMLLFVAFNLNHFARRSTSAGSMYAYTSRGLGPTAGGIAGWCLIWAYLFIGIAGLTGFTNFASILLGLMHVHVPLTLLFAACALAAWYISIKDIQVSTILMLVLEGVSVALILALTFIVLFKHGAPVDHAQLTLSGTKPFSLGLGVVIAIFSLVGFECATAFGEETKNPLKTIPRAVIWSLLATGIFFILVSYMEVYGVRGYKMTLDQLTAPLNTLADLNGVGWLKAPISLGAMASFFSLALSCMNAGARILYPMGRHGVFHASVGRSHDKYQTPHVAVTVMAVLMFAIVATIYGFHGSVLDVFSWAGTFGAFGFLFSYFFITVAAPFYLKKEGTLTAGNIALSVVTLILLLVPAVGSVYPVPPAPINYFPYIFLAYFLTGAAWFLTLRMRSPQTVIEIERDIEETHARFTAPSEEAMAVS; translated from the coding sequence ATGGCGACCAATGTGATGCCCGCGCAGGACGGCCCCCGTCTGCGCGCGAACTGTCTCAATTTCTGGGAGGTGTGGGCGCAGGCGATTGCGCTGATTTCGCCGACCATGACCGCCGCGCTGATCGTTCCGGTCATGTTCGGCAGCGCCGGCGAGGAGAGCTGGCTGGCGTATCTGTTCGGAACCGTGATGCTGCTCTTCGTCGCGTTCAATCTCAACCACTTCGCCCGCCGGTCCACCTCGGCGGGATCCATGTACGCCTATACATCGCGCGGCCTTGGTCCGACCGCCGGCGGCATCGCCGGCTGGTGCCTGATCTGGGCGTATCTCTTCATCGGCATCGCCGGCCTGACCGGCTTCACCAACTTCGCCAGCATCCTGCTTGGCCTGATGCACGTCCATGTCCCGCTGACGCTTTTGTTCGCCGCCTGCGCCCTGGCGGCCTGGTACATCTCCATCAAGGATATCCAGGTCTCCACCATCTTGATGCTGGTTCTGGAAGGCGTCTCGGTCGCATTGATCCTGGCGCTGACATTTATCGTTCTGTTCAAACACGGGGCGCCCGTGGACCACGCGCAGCTCACACTGAGCGGCACGAAGCCATTTAGTCTGGGCCTGGGTGTTGTTATCGCGATCTTTAGCCTGGTCGGCTTCGAATGCGCGACCGCCTTCGGCGAGGAGACGAAGAATCCGCTCAAAACCATCCCGCGCGCCGTCATCTGGAGCCTGCTGGCGACCGGGATCTTCTTCATCCTGGTCAGCTACATGGAAGTCTACGGCGTGCGCGGCTACAAGATGACGCTGGATCAGCTCACGGCGCCCTTGAACACCCTGGCGGACCTGAACGGAGTCGGCTGGCTGAAGGCGCCGATCTCGCTTGGCGCGATGGCGAGTTTCTTCTCGCTCGCCCTTTCCTGCATGAACGCCGGCGCGCGTATTCTCTATCCGATGGGACGCCACGGAGTCTTCCACGCCTCCGTCGGCCGCTCGCACGATAAGTATCAGACGCCCCATGTCGCCGTCACCGTCATGGCCGTGCTGATGTTCGCGATCGTCGCCACGATCTACGGCTTCCACGGCTCGGTGCTGGATGTCTTCAGCTGGGCGGGGACCTTCGGCGCGTTCGGGTTCCTGTTCTCCTACTTCTTTATTACGGTCGCCGCGCCGTTTTATTTGAAAAAAGAGGGAACGCTGACGGCGGGAAATATCGCCCTCTCGGTGGTCACGCTGATATTGCTGCTTGTCCCGGCGGTCGGCAGCGTTTACCCGGTTCCGCCGGCTCCGATCAATTACTTCCCGTACATCTTCCTGGCCTACTTCCTCACCGGAGCGGCCTGGTTCCTGACCCTGCGGATGCGCTCACCGCAAACGGTCATCGAGATCGAGCGCGACATCGAGGAAACACACGCTCGCTTCACCGCCCCGTCTGAGGAGGCAATGGCGGTTTCCTAA
- a CDS encoding helix-turn-helix domain-containing protein: MPLDENATRSELVSLGARLRALRTQRGWTLDELAQRADLSKSYLSRLEDGDRQPSIAALLSLAQAHRMPLAALFGPPETKSDYSIVRAGEAAIHQGNRLQYIPLSQTGRAANMQPIRVIVPADREGDEMYQHDGEEWLYVLSGVLRLTLAGETLVLHPGDAAHFNARAPHRLAAEGGGEAEIILVACAAPKMLLDSYL, translated from the coding sequence ATGCCATTGGATGAAAACGCCACACGGAGCGAGCTGGTCTCGCTGGGAGCGCGCCTGCGCGCGCTGCGGACGCAGCGGGGGTGGACGCTCGATGAGCTGGCCCAGCGCGCGGATCTGAGCAAGTCCTATCTCTCACGCCTTGAGGACGGCGACCGGCAGCCGTCGATCGCCGCGCTGCTGTCGCTGGCGCAGGCGCACCGGATGCCGCTGGCGGCGCTGTTCGGCCCGCCGGAGACAAAGTCCGATTACTCCATCGTCCGCGCCGGCGAAGCCGCCATCCACCAGGGCAACCGCCTCCAATATATCCCTCTCTCCCAAACCGGACGCGCCGCCAACATGCAGCCGATCCGCGTGATCGTTCCCGCCGACCGCGAGGGCGACGAGATGTATCAGCACGATGGCGAGGAATGGCTGTACGTGCTGTCGGGCGTCCTGCGCCTCACCCTGGCGGGCGAAACGCTCGTGCTTCACCCCGGCGACGCCGCCCACTTCAACGCTCGCGCGCCCCACCGCCTCGCCGCCGAGGGCGGCGGCGAGGCGGAGATCATCCTGGTGGCCTGCGCGGCCCCGAAGATGCTGCTCGACAGCTACCTGTAA
- a CDS encoding carbohydrate ABC transporter permease has translation MTPTQTQQSATAPARTQPKAAVSTRKWRQNLERGAIYAVLTIFALIFIFPFYWLVISAFKTQGQMFAMPPQWIPQPGTLQNFVDLFHKTNLPRAFVNSVIVSGANVFFSVFLCSLAGYAFAKYPLAPGRDRLYNFVLGTMLIPGAVTLIPSYMILVRLHWIDSYAALIIPGIVGAFGIFWMRQYMIANVPDDLINAARIDGCSEFGIYWRIVVPVARPALAALGIMQLIGSWNNLMWAFIVLRTKAMYTLPLVIYLLNGENTQPYGMLMAGGLLTTLPLVLAFLFFQKQFIAGITSGAVKQ, from the coding sequence ATGACCCCGACACAAACACAGCAGAGCGCGACGGCTCCGGCGCGAACACAGCCAAAAGCCGCCGTCTCGACGCGCAAATGGCGGCAAAACCTGGAGCGCGGCGCGATCTACGCGGTCCTGACGATCTTCGCGCTGATCTTCATCTTCCCGTTCTACTGGCTCGTCATCTCCGCCTTCAAGACGCAGGGCCAGATGTTCGCGATGCCGCCGCAATGGATCCCGCAGCCGGGGACGCTGCAAAACTTCGTGGATCTTTTCCACAAGACGAATCTGCCGCGCGCCTTCGTAAACTCGGTGATCGTCTCCGGCGCGAACGTCTTCTTCTCCGTGTTTCTCTGCTCGCTCGCGGGCTACGCCTTCGCCAAGTACCCGCTCGCCCCCGGGCGCGACCGCCTGTATAACTTTGTCCTCGGGACGATGCTTATTCCCGGCGCCGTCACGCTAATTCCCTCATATATGATCCTGGTGCGGCTGCACTGGATCGACTCCTATGCGGCGCTGATCATTCCGGGGATCGTGGGGGCGTTCGGCATCTTCTGGATGCGCCAGTATATGATCGCCAACGTGCCGGACGATTTGATCAACGCCGCGCGGATCGACGGGTGCAGCGAGTTCGGCATCTACTGGCGCATCGTCGTCCCCGTCGCGCGCCCCGCGCTGGCCGCGCTGGGTATCATGCAGTTGATCGGCTCCTGGAATAATCTGATGTGGGCGTTCATCGTGCTGCGCACCAAGGCGATGTACACCCTGCCGCTCGTCATCTATCTGCTCAACGGCGAAAACACCCAGCCCTACGGCATGCTGATGGCCGGCGGGCTGCTCACCACCCTCCCGCTCGTCCTCGCGTTTCTCTTCTTCCAGAAGCAGTTCATCGCCGGAATTACCTCGGGAGCCGTCAAGCAATAA